Proteins encoded by one window of Gordonia jinghuaiqii:
- a CDS encoding adenylosuccinate synthase, whose translation MAAIVLIGAQWGDEGKGKATDLLGGQINWVVRYQGGNNAGHTVVLPSGETFALHLIPSGILTPGVQNVIGNGVVVDPGVLLTELGGLEDRDVDTSGLLLSADAHLLMPYHVAIDKVTERFLGNKKIGTTGRGIGPCYQDKIARVGVRVADVLDEKILTQKVEAALELKNQILVKIYNRKALDPAEVVDEVLGQAEGFKHRIADTRLLLNQALERGETVLLEGSQGTLLDVDHGTYPYVTSSNPTAGGAAVGAGIGPNKITTVLGILKAYTTRVGSGPFPTELFDEWGAYLAKTGGEVGVTTGRARRCGWFDAVIARYATRVNGITDYFLTKLDVLSSLDTVPICVAYEVDGERVEEMPMTQTGFHHAKPIYEEMPGWWEDISRCKTFEDLPQNAQNYILRLEELSGAHISCVGVGPGRDQTIVRREIV comes from the coding sequence ATGGCCGCGATCGTGCTTATCGGAGCCCAGTGGGGCGACGAGGGCAAAGGTAAAGCGACTGACCTCCTCGGAGGTCAGATCAACTGGGTTGTCCGCTATCAAGGCGGGAACAACGCCGGGCACACCGTCGTCCTCCCGTCTGGTGAGACCTTCGCCCTGCACCTCATCCCGTCGGGCATCCTGACACCGGGCGTGCAGAACGTGATCGGCAACGGCGTCGTCGTCGACCCGGGCGTGCTGCTCACCGAGCTCGGCGGTCTCGAAGACCGGGACGTCGACACCTCCGGCCTCCTGCTCTCGGCCGACGCCCACCTGCTCATGCCGTACCACGTCGCCATCGACAAGGTCACCGAGCGCTTCCTGGGCAACAAGAAGATCGGCACCACCGGCCGCGGTATCGGCCCCTGCTACCAGGACAAGATCGCCCGCGTCGGCGTGCGCGTGGCCGACGTCCTCGACGAGAAGATCCTGACCCAGAAGGTCGAGGCGGCGCTCGAGCTCAAGAACCAGATCCTGGTCAAGATCTACAACCGCAAGGCGCTCGACCCGGCGGAGGTCGTCGACGAGGTCCTCGGTCAGGCAGAGGGTTTCAAGCACCGCATCGCCGACACCCGCCTGCTGCTGAACCAGGCACTCGAACGCGGTGAGACGGTGCTGCTCGAGGGGTCGCAGGGCACGCTGCTCGACGTCGACCACGGCACCTACCCGTACGTCACCTCGTCGAACCCGACCGCAGGCGGTGCCGCGGTGGGTGCGGGCATCGGCCCCAACAAGATCACCACCGTCCTCGGCATCCTGAAGGCGTACACCACTCGTGTCGGTTCGGGCCCGTTCCCGACCGAGCTGTTCGACGAGTGGGGCGCCTACCTGGCCAAGACCGGCGGCGAGGTGGGCGTGACCACCGGCCGTGCGCGTCGTTGTGGCTGGTTCGACGCCGTGATCGCCCGCTACGCCACCCGCGTCAACGGCATCACCGACTACTTCCTCACCAAGCTCGACGTGCTCTCCAGCCTCGACACCGTGCCGATCTGCGTGGCCTACGAGGTCGACGGTGAGCGCGTCGAGGAGATGCCGATGACCCAGACCGGTTTCCACCACGCCAAGCCCATCTACGAGGAGATGCCCGGCTGGTGGGAGGACATCTCCCGGTGCAAGACCTTCGAAGACCTGCCCCAGAACGCGCAGAACTACATCCTGCGGCTCGAAGAGCTGTCGGGTGCACACATCTCGTGCGTCGGCGTCGGTCCCGGGCGGGACCAGACGATCGTGCGGCGCGAGATCGTCTGA
- a CDS encoding MFS transporter: MATSTHTPSPAGETDAQRRKRLRTVVAASLLGTTVEWYDFFLYATAASLVFNTLFFPDQSSFVGTLLSFATFAVGFVVRPIGGIVFGHIGDRIGRKRTLAITMVMMGIATALMGVLPTAASVGVLAPILLLLLRVVQGFALGGEWAGAVLLSVEHSPNGKRGLFGSIPQIGLALGLALGTGVFALLQVVLDDDAFLTYGWRIAFLVSIVLVVIGFVVRLKVDETPAFAEVAELAQKSSAPIRDVLVPPNTRNTVLGLLSRWGEGSAFNTWGVFAIAYATTELDMEKVPVLVAVTIASLVMAALLPISGMLTDRYGAKRIYLIGIAAYGVAVFPVFALFGTANLLWFTVGLVIVFGIVHALFYGAQGTLYASLYPTPVRYTGLSVVYQFSGIYASGLTPLILTALIGAASGSPWLAAGYLVLTAIISVVATALIRRDDLHLLTGPEATRTVEPTAAREPVPVA, translated from the coding sequence ATGGCCACATCCACGCACACCCCCTCCCCAGCCGGCGAGACCGACGCGCAGCGCCGGAAACGACTCCGGACCGTCGTCGCCGCGAGCCTGCTCGGCACCACCGTCGAGTGGTACGACTTCTTTCTGTACGCGACGGCGGCGAGCCTCGTCTTCAACACCCTGTTCTTCCCCGATCAGAGCTCGTTCGTCGGGACGCTGCTGTCGTTCGCGACCTTCGCGGTGGGCTTCGTCGTGCGCCCCATCGGCGGGATCGTCTTCGGGCACATCGGCGACCGCATCGGACGCAAACGCACTCTCGCCATCACGATGGTGATGATGGGCATCGCGACCGCGCTGATGGGAGTGTTGCCCACCGCCGCCTCGGTCGGCGTTCTCGCGCCCATCCTGCTGTTGCTGCTGCGCGTGGTGCAGGGGTTCGCGCTGGGCGGCGAATGGGCGGGCGCGGTGCTGCTCTCCGTCGAGCACAGCCCGAACGGGAAACGAGGTCTGTTCGGCAGCATCCCGCAGATCGGGCTCGCTCTCGGCCTGGCGCTGGGCACCGGGGTGTTCGCGTTGCTGCAGGTGGTTCTCGACGACGACGCGTTCCTCACCTACGGCTGGCGGATCGCGTTCCTGGTGAGCATCGTGCTGGTCGTCATCGGGTTCGTCGTGCGCCTGAAGGTCGACGAGACGCCGGCGTTCGCCGAGGTGGCCGAGCTCGCGCAGAAGTCCTCGGCACCGATCCGCGACGTCCTGGTCCCGCCCAACACACGCAACACCGTGCTCGGCCTGCTCTCCCGCTGGGGTGAGGGATCGGCGTTCAACACCTGGGGTGTGTTCGCGATCGCCTACGCGACCACCGAACTCGACATGGAGAAGGTCCCGGTCCTGGTGGCCGTGACCATCGCCTCACTGGTGATGGCCGCCCTGCTGCCGATCTCGGGCATGCTCACCGACCGCTACGGCGCCAAACGCATCTACCTGATCGGCATCGCCGCCTACGGTGTGGCCGTCTTCCCGGTCTTCGCGCTGTTCGGCACCGCGAATCTCCTGTGGTTCACCGTGGGGCTGGTGATCGTGTTCGGCATCGTCCACGCACTGTTCTACGGCGCGCAGGGCACGCTGTACGCAAGCCTCTATCCGACGCCGGTCCGCTACACGGGTCTGTCGGTGGTCTACCAGTTCTCCGGGATCTACGCCTCCGGGCTGACGCCGCTGATCCTGACCGCGCTGATCGGCGCGGCGAGCGGCTCGCCGTGGCTGGCGGCCGGCTACCTGGTGCTCACCGCGATCATCAGCGTCGTGGCCACCGCGCTCATCCGGCGCGACGATCTGCATCTGCTCACCGGCCCCGAGGCGACGCGCACCGTCGAGCCGACGGCTGCCCGTGAGCCGGTGCCCGTCGCCTGA
- a CDS encoding polysaccharide deacetylase family protein, with protein sequence MERRDFLAVLAAGTVGALTASTVAGCASPVPAAEITLSGTLPSPLPATPATPSPSTAGLLPPAVGARHPLPAEPITALPGRGRHIALTVDDGASPEVIGAYVKFAQDTGARFTFFVTGSFDGWTEHRAELRPLVESGQIQLGNHTWSHPALTELSARGVADELGRTKRFLKNEFGVDGTPYYRPPFGYHDAAVDAVAADLGYTMPTLWYGSLSDSGLITEKYLIQCARKYFRPQSIIIGHANHDPVTKVYPKLVEIIRHRKLRMVTLDDYFATGP encoded by the coding sequence ATGGAACGACGCGACTTTCTCGCGGTCCTCGCGGCCGGCACGGTGGGGGCTCTGACCGCGAGCACGGTGGCGGGCTGCGCTTCGCCGGTCCCGGCCGCCGAGATCACGCTCTCGGGCACCCTTCCGTCTCCGCTGCCGGCCACCCCGGCGACGCCATCGCCCTCGACTGCGGGACTGCTGCCGCCGGCCGTCGGAGCCCGCCACCCGTTGCCCGCCGAACCGATCACCGCGCTGCCGGGACGCGGACGGCACATCGCGCTCACCGTCGACGACGGCGCGAGTCCCGAGGTCATCGGGGCGTACGTGAAGTTCGCGCAGGACACCGGCGCGAGATTCACCTTCTTCGTGACCGGGTCGTTCGACGGCTGGACCGAGCATCGTGCCGAGCTGCGACCGCTCGTCGAGTCCGGCCAGATCCAGCTCGGTAACCACACCTGGAGCCATCCGGCGCTGACCGAGCTGTCGGCGCGGGGCGTCGCCGACGAGCTCGGCCGCACCAAGCGGTTCCTGAAAAACGAGTTCGGGGTCGACGGAACCCCGTACTACCGACCACCGTTCGGGTATCACGATGCGGCCGTCGATGCGGTGGCCGCCGACCTCGGCTACACGATGCCCACGCTCTGGTACGGATCGCTGTCGGATTCCGGGCTGATCACCGAGAAGTATCTGATCCAGTGCGCCCGCAAGTACTTTCGTCCGCAGTCCATCATCATCGGACACGCCAACCATGACCCGGTCACCAAGGTCTACCCGAAGCTGGTCGAGATCATCCGCCACCGAAAGCTGCGGATGGTGACGCTCGACGACTACTTCGCGACCGGACCGTAG